In Reichenbachiella agarivorans, one genomic interval encodes:
- a CDS encoding glutamate synthase subunit beta produces MGQVDGFLTYDRHSLEYEEVDKRTKHYKEFVKPVSDEETNHQAARCMDCGIPFCHSGCPLGNKIPDFNDAVYRKDFKEAWGILKSTNNFPEFTGRICPAPCEGSCVLGIHKDPVSIEHIEKTIAEEAFAQGWETPHDILVKTGKTVAVIGSGPAGLAAAEQLCKLGHDVTVFERDTQPGGLLRFGIPDFKLEKTVVERRVNLMKASGVKFECGVEIGKDIDAKEIEAKFDAIAITTGSTIARDLPIPGRDLKGIHLAMKFLKNSNKVVSGEDAKIVDEMNAKGKDVIVIGGGDTGSDCVGTSIRQGANSVTQIELLDKPSEGREATNPWPEWPLILRTSTSQKEGAERNWSILTKEFLGNDQGEVTGLKVVDVEWTDKSKFQFKEIEGSERVLPCGRAYLAIGFMHPQKEGLLEQLGIETNERGNIKDEMYRTNKENIFAAGDCRRGQSLVVWAISEGRKAAYSVNKYLMA; encoded by the coding sequence ATGGGACAAGTAGATGGGTTTTTGACATACGACCGACACTCTTTGGAGTACGAAGAGGTAGACAAAAGAACCAAGCATTACAAAGAATTCGTGAAGCCTGTTTCTGATGAAGAAACAAATCATCAGGCAGCTCGATGTATGGATTGCGGGATTCCATTTTGTCACAGTGGATGTCCACTAGGCAATAAAATTCCTGATTTCAATGACGCAGTGTATCGCAAGGATTTTAAAGAAGCTTGGGGTATATTGAAGAGTACGAATAACTTCCCAGAGTTTACAGGCAGAATTTGCCCGGCTCCTTGCGAAGGCTCATGTGTATTGGGGATTCACAAAGACCCAGTGAGCATCGAGCACATTGAGAAGACAATTGCCGAAGAGGCCTTTGCTCAGGGATGGGAAACACCACATGACATATTAGTGAAGACTGGCAAGACAGTAGCTGTGATCGGCTCTGGACCTGCAGGTTTGGCAGCTGCTGAGCAGCTTTGCAAACTAGGGCATGATGTCACCGTATTTGAGCGTGACACACAGCCTGGTGGCTTGTTGAGGTTTGGTATTCCCGATTTCAAATTGGAAAAAACAGTCGTAGAGCGCAGGGTAAATCTGATGAAAGCATCAGGTGTAAAATTTGAATGTGGTGTAGAGATCGGCAAGGACATTGATGCCAAAGAGATCGAAGCAAAATTTGATGCGATAGCCATCACGACTGGTAGCACGATCGCTAGAGACTTGCCGATCCCAGGTAGAGATTTGAAAGGGATTCATCTCGCGATGAAATTCCTAAAGAACTCCAACAAAGTGGTATCTGGTGAGGATGCCAAGATCGTGGATGAAATGAACGCCAAAGGCAAAGACGTCATCGTAATAGGCGGTGGTGATACTGGATCTGACTGTGTAGGTACCTCCATCAGACAAGGTGCCAATAGCGTGACACAGATCGAGCTATTGGACAAGCCATCAGAAGGCAGAGAAGCGACCAACCCTTGGCCAGAGTGGCCTTTGATCTTGAGAACCTCAACCTCGCAAAAAGAAGGTGCCGAGCGTAACTGGTCTATCTTGACCAAAGAATTCTTAGGTAACGACCAGGGCGAGGTGACGGGATTGAAAGTAGTGGACGTAGAGTGGACGGACAAGTCAAAGTTCCAGTTCAAGGAAATCGAAGGTTCCGAGAGAGTTTTGCCATGTGGCAGAGCTTACTTGGCGATCGGATTTATGCATCCGCAGAAAGAGGGATTGCTGGAGCAGTTGGGCATAGAAACCAACGAGCGTGGCAACATCAAAGACGAGATGTACCGTACCAATAAGGAAAATATATTTGCAGCAGGAGACTGCCGTAGAGGACAATCGCTTGTGGTTTGGGCCATCAGTGAAGGTCGCAAGGCTGCTTACTCTGTCAACAAATATTTGATGGCCTAA